In Alligator mississippiensis isolate rAllMis1 chromosome 9, rAllMis1, whole genome shotgun sequence, the genomic stretch TGCCGCCGGTCTGACGTGAGGCTGCACAGACACATTTGCTCGATTGCTAAAGCAGAAAGTGTCTCTCCCAGTTACTTAGGGTGAAATCCCTTGCTTCCTATTAGCGAGTCCTGCCGTCCCCTGGTCCTATTCAGATCTACTCAGTACTGCTCCGAGGTGTGGCGGCAGCAAAGTCCTGGCAGATGCTCTTTGGGTCACTTTAATGCTTCTCGCAAGCAGAAGAAAAGTGCTTGCTGTTGCTCTCCATAACTGAGCCCGCCAGCCGTAGAGATGCAAGGCCGGATGTGTTGCTCCCAGTGCCAAGGCTGCCTCCTGTATTGATGCCTCTCTCTGCTTCTTGCAAATGCTGTCCTTCAGGGCTCCCCCAAACACCAAGAAGCGAAAGGCAGCTGATGGGGCAGGAGCCGTTCTGGAGAAGAAGATCCGCGTTCCGGACCCCGTGAGCAGCTCTGAAAGctcggaggaggaggaagggacgGCGGCGAAAGCTGCGACGGGTAAGAGCCCTTCCCTGCTAAGAGCAGGCTGTTGAGAGGGCGCTGGGAAGCAAAGGAGATTCAGCCAGGTAGCAGTAACCACCCCTGTAACGCAGGGCTGTAGGAAACGTAACTGGGGTGAAGGGGCAGCGCAGACTCGGTGGTGGAGCAGCTCCTCATTAGCTCTTTGTGTGGATGCTCTTGTATATGAATGCATCACTCCATAATGGGTCTCGCGCTTTGGGAGTGCATTCAGCTCGTTCAGAAGAAGCCTCTCGTATTCCAGGATAATTGCGTCCACGCGAGGAGTGAGTGGTAATGGCTGTTTTGGAAGAATTCCCTGCACAAATGAGCCCCTGCTCGCATGCGCCTTTGCAGGGCGTGCGGCTGTTGGAGCACAGCTCCTTGCACATAGCTAGCCCTCAACCCAGTTCACGTCTTCTGTAGCCCTGGTGCTGGATGAGTGTGGGCAAGTCATTTACCCTCgtggcctcagttttcccatctctaCAATGGGGATAGCTATGCTGACCTAGATAAACCCCTAGCTAGCTCTGACTTTGGGTCTCGCACACTGGGGGCAGCCTGGTCTTTGGGTCCTTGCTtactgcagcttcccctcctgTGTTGTAGCTGCCACACCGGTTATCCCCAACTCCGCAGTGAAGACAGAGAGCAGCGAGGATGAATCCTCCTCTTCAGACGACAGTGCTGTGGCTGGAAGGGGAGTCGAGGTGAGGTTGCACTGGTCCCTACCCTCTTTCCTAGGGCTGCTTGTGCTCCGAGGCCAGGTCTTCCTGGGAATCTGTCAGCGCAGCCAGGTGGGATGGGTATGGTTGTCTGTCTCTTCAGTAACACTCCTGGGGCATAACCCCAGCGTAGGTGCAGCTGTTATGAATTTCCCTATACTGGGAAAATGTAGCTGTTAGCTTTGCCAACAAACCTAGGCTCGGGTAGACTTGGGCTATGTCTACATTATGGGGGTGGCCTCTGGGGCAGCCGCTTCATGCAGATATTGGAGGTTTTGTGATTTCTTTGGGAGGAGACCTCTTCAGAACTGAGTTCCCTTGGTGTTTCCTGCAGGTGAAACCTGCTCTTGCAGGTGGCAAGGCTACGAACTCTGTGCAACACGCCACCCCCAACAAAGCCAGCACCCCTGCGGGTAGaccgggggctgcagccaccagtcGGAGCAAAGCCAACAAGCTAAAACCTGATGCGCCAGCTGTTGCCTTGACTCCAGCCAAAGCTGGGCAGAAGAAAGCTGCTCCTGGTAAGCCAGGGCCCGTTGCAGCAACTCAGGCCAGAGGTGCCCAGAGCAAAGCAGCGGCAACAGCAAAAGCAACAGAGAGCTCCGAGACCAGCGACTCATCGGAGAGTGAGGACGAGAAGCCaggagcacagctcccagcccccaaaaTCGGTAAGGAGCGCTGGGGCCCTAGAGTAGGTTGCATTGCAGCTGTCACGCCCAGCCTGAGAAGTGTAATTGCAACTTTCCTGGAGAACTATCATAAAATTGCTCCCTGTGGAGGTTGAGGAAACCCTGGGAAAAAGGGAGCAAGGCCAACATCATTGCTCACTACCAGATTTTGCAGGCTTTATATGGGGCATACCCCTTCTTCGGAGGGGACGGGGACCTAGGTGCGCTCTAGCAAGGGGGGTAGTCTCCCGTATGGGTGCGTCAAGTGGTTTGCTCAGCAAAGCCATCCTGCGCTGGCATCTCCGGCTGCTGTCCTTGCCCTAGGAAAATTCCTGCCCTGCGGTTTTTTGAAAATGTCTTCAGCTTTCCAGGTTTGGTCTCAATCCAGAAATGAATCTGTTGGAAATTTTTAGAGAGGTCCTTTTCATCGCTTCTGAGATGAGAGAgtgcgagggagggagggagggagaaatccTTGTGAAGACATAGCTTCATTTAGCATACAGCCTGAAAAATGCAGTTCATGCTCGCGGCTCGGGTTTGAGATGAGTTACGTGCATCTACCCAGCTTGCTGTAGGATCTAGGACTGGGTGCGACTGCTCTGTAGCAGAGGAAGAGACTCCCAGGTGTGTGTGTAGGTGCAGGTTTTACtctgaaataccatatttatctgcatacaacatgcccccgAATAAGACTGTCTATGAATAAGACacgcaccttgttttgggaaggcaggatGAGGAAGAAAAAGAGTTTTGCTTTTAACCATGCTGTTCAGAATCAGGTGCCTCCTTTAAGACACGCAGCCTAAATTTTGAttgctaattttttttgggggggtgggaaacaTGAATGTGAGCTGTGAATAAAGGAGGCATGGGACTGGAAGAATTGTTTCTGACCTTCTTGGGAGGCCCTTGCTCGTCATTAGGCCCTGCCCCATGTCGTGACCCTAAGTGGAGTTCCCTTGGGAAGATGCAAGTGGGGCTTCTGGTTGGAAGTGGAAGACTAccagggggagggtgtggggatggCTGCTTTAGCTTTACCTCTCTCTGGCTCCTGCAGCAACAGCAATGCAGCTTTTTAGAGCTTTCTGCCTGTCCCCAAAGAGAGAGTATGGGTAGGCTACAGCGTCTCCTTGCTTGTCTTCCAGAGCTGAAGCCGACCGCAGCGGAGGCAAAAAGCAGCGAGGACTCCAGCGACGAGACATCCTCTGAAGAGGAACACAAGCCCCCGGCCGCCCTGGTAACTCCCTGAAGAAGGGTCGGAGAGCGTTTGACCATTCCTGGCTGCCATGCCCATGAACACTCAGACCTCCCAGTCATGCCTCAAATTGTAAAGGGCCTTCTCCAGGCTGCTGTGGCCCCTGAGGAAACAGAGACGTCCAACCCAGCAAGGCATCACCGCCTGCTTCGGATGGAAAGTCTGCGTCGTTCTTCCTCCCTagcggggcagggcagaggaaggagcAAGCCCAGGGCAGCGCTGACCTGCCGGATGCACTCATTTAATCAGCATCATTATCCACTCGAGTGTATACTGACCTCTTGCAGATCCCGGCTTTGCCCAGGGTTGTTGTCCAGACGGCTTAAAGTGTTACGGGGTCCTTGCTCATAGTTCGCTCCACGCACGGATCGTGGTGCCTGTCACCGCTGACTTCACCTCCCAAACACTCCTTTCATTTTCCTCCTGCTCCAGATGTTGTGTGTTGTGCTtagatcactctctctctcttggctctAGGTGAAACCAGCTGTGAAAGCAGCACAGACCAATGCAACTCTGACGAAAAGCACGCCCGTCACTCCAGCGTCAACCACAAAGAGCCCAGGGAAAGGGTCCGCCCTGTCTCAGCGGAAGCCCGCAGCTGTTGCAACAAGCCAGGCCAAATCGGCATCTGTGAAGCTCACGAGTCCTGCACAAGCTGCTGGGAGCGCAAAGCCGGAAGACACTTCAGAGAGCAGCAACTCTTCTGATAGCGAGCACGAGGAACCCACATCCATAGTGCAGGTGTGTCCGTTTGAGATGCTTTCTCCCCACCTCATTCGCTTGTCCCTACAGCTTGGAGTCTTTATGAATGAAAGCATAGCTGGATGACAGTGCGATGTAAGGTCGTGCTTCTAACGAGGTAGCTAATGGTTCTAGGTGGTTTCTGCTCCAAACCTCAAGCCAATGCTGCAGGTTAAATCCTATCATGCTTTCAAGTAAGGAGAAAATGCCAtttctgggtgggaggggggaggaattcTTGCAATGCCACCTCTAAGCAGGCCCGGGGTCCTACATGCCCGGTGAGCAGGTGGCCTGTTGCACTGAGATTCAGACCCGCGACGTCAGACCTGGTTTCTGCTGCTTTGCTCGGTGGGAGAGGTTTGGTGCTTTTTAGCCATTGGGTTCCCACGTCTTGGAGAGCTGAAACTTCCCTTGGCACgagctgcctcctccctgcatcGTTTGCGTGGCTGTGACCAGCGGCACCGGAAAGCCCACGAGGAGTTCCAGCTTCTCCTTGCCCTGCCAGACGGTGTCTTGCTCTTCAGACTGGTCACTGGCTTTCACCCCTTCTTGGTCATTGGGACTCTAGAGAATCTCCTCATATCTGCATCTTAATCCTTTGTGTCTAACCTGAGCAGGTGAATCGTGCCATTTGGGACTGCTTTTTTGTTCATACCAGTGTCTTGGCTCTAGGCGAAACCAGCTGTGAAAGCAGCACAGACCAATGCAACCCTGACGAAAAGCACGCCCGTCACTCCAGCGTCAACCACGAAGAGCCCAAGGAAAGGGTCCGCCCTGTCCCTGCGGAAGTCTGCGGCTGTCACAGCCAAATCGGCACCCGTGCAGCTCACGAGTCCTGCACCCGTGCAGCTCATGAGTCCCGCACAAGCTGCTGGGAGCGCAAAGTCAGACGATGCTTCAGAGAGCAGCGACTCGTCCGACAGCGAGGGCGAGGAACCCGCATCCGCCGCGCAGGTGTGTCAGTTTGAGatgctctcttccccctcattCACTTGTCCCTAAGGCTTGAAGTCTTTATGAATGAAAGATGTAGCTGGATGACAGTGCAATATAAGGGCGTGCTTGTAATGAGGTAGCTAATGGTTGTTTCTAGGTTGTTTCTGCTCCAAACctcaagcagctgctgcagattCAGTCTCTTAACAGAAAATGCAGgaatttctcccccctcccacccagaaaTGGCAATGCCACCTCTAAGCAGGCCCGGGGTCCTACATGCCCGGTGAGCAGGTGGCCTGTTGCACTGAGAGTCAAACCCGCGACGTCAGACCTGGTTTCTGCTGCTTTGCTCGGTGGGAGAGGTTTGGTGCTTTTTAGCCATTGGGTTCCCACGTCTTGGGGAGCTGAAACTTCCCTTGGCACgagctgcctcctccctgcatcGTTTGCGTGGCTGTGACCAGTGGCACCGGAAAGCCCACGAGGAGTTCCAGCTTCTCCTTGCCCTGCCAGACGGTGTCTTGCTCTTCAGACTGGTCACTGGCTTTCACCCCTTCTTGGTCAATGGGACTCTAGAGAATCTCCTCATATCTGCATCTTAATCCCTTGTGTCTAACCTGAGCAGGTGAATTGTGCCATTTGGGACTGCTTTTTTGTTCATACCAGTCTCTTGGCTCTAGGTGAAACCATCTGTGAAAGCAGCACAGACCAATGCAACCCTGACGAAAAGCACGCCCGTCACTCCAGCGTCAACAACGAAGAGCCCAAGGAAAGGGTCTGCCCTGTCCCTGCGGAAGTCTGCGGCCGTCGCAGCCAAATCGGCACCCGTGCAGCTCACGAGTCCTGCACCCGTGCAGCTCACGAGTCCTGCACAAGCTGCAGGGAGCGCAAAGTCAGATGATGCTTCAGAGAGCAGCGACCTGTCCGACAGCGAGGACGAGGAACCTGCATCCGCCGCACAGGTGTGTCGGTTTGAGACGCTCTCTTCCCCCTCATTCACTTGTccctaacatcttcatcagcgacttggacgagggggtggaaagcacgctgtccaagtttgctgatgacacttaagatgtggggcgaggaggacacacttgaagggagagagaggctgcaactagatttagacagactacagaagtgggcagatgagaataggatgggattcaatgtagacaaatgcagggtgctgcaccttgggagaaggggtccgcagcatacatacaggctggggagttcccttcttgaaagcacagaggtggaaagggatcttggagtcattattgactccaagatgaacatgagccgccaatgccagaccgcagccagcaaggccagccataccttgtcatgcatccaaaggtgcatctcaagccggtccagagaggtgatactccccctctatgcaactttggtcaggccgcagttggagtactgcgtccagtactgggcgccgcacttcaggagggatgtggccagcctggagaggggtcagaggaggccacccgcgtGGTgcgagggcagcaggacaggccctacaaggagagactgagggacctgaacctgttcagcctcctcaagaggaggctgaggggggacctggtggctgcctacaagctcatcagggggatcaatagcaaataggcagagcccttttctccccagcaccacctggggtgacgaggaacaatggtcataagctgaaggagaataggtttaggttagagatcagaaggcaatattttacagttagggtggccaaaatctggaaccaacttcccagggaggtggtcctcacccctaccttgggcaaattcaagaggaggttggacggtcacctgtctggggtcttgtgaacccagcattcattcctgcccgtggcagggggtcaggctagatgatctgttcaggaccctcctgacccgagctactgtgaaactataaGGCTTGAAGTCTTTATGAATGAAAGATGTAGCTGGATGACAGTGCAATATAAGGGCGTGCTTGTAATGAGGTAGCTAATGGTTGTTTCTAGGTTGTTTCTGCTCCAAAcctcaagcagctgcagcaggttcAGTCTCTTAATAGAAAATGCAGgaattcctcccccctcccacccagaaaTGGCAATGCCACCTCTAAGCAGGCCCGGGGTCCTACATGCCCGGTGAGCAGGTGGCCTGTTGCACTGAGATTCAAACCCGCGACGTCAGACCTGGTTTCTGCTGCTTTGCTCGGTGGGAGAGGTTTGGTGCTTTTTAGCCATTGGGTTCCCACGTCTTGGGGAGCTGAAACTTCCCTTGGCACgagctgcctcctccctgcatcGTTTGCGTGGCTGTGACCAGCGGCACCGGAAAGCCCACGAGGAGTTCCAGCTTCTCCTTGCCCTGCCAGACGGTGACTTGCTCTTCAGACTGGTCACTGGCTTTCACCCCTTCTTGGTCATTGGGACTCTAGAGAATCTCCTCATATCTGCATCTTAATCCCTTGTGTCTAACCTGAGCAGGTGAATTGTGCCATTTGGGACTGCTTTTTTGTTCATACCAGTCTCTTGGCTCTAGGTGAAACCATCTGTGAAAGCAGCACAGACCAATGCAACCCTGATGAAAAGCACGCCCGTCACTCCAGCGTCAACCACGAAGAGCCCAAGGAAAGGGTCTGCCCTGTCCCTGCGGAAGTCTGCGGCCGTCGCAGCCAAATCGGCACCCGTGCAGCTCACGGGTCCTGCACCCGTGCAGCTCACGAGTCCCGCACAAGCTGCTGGGAGCGCAAAGTCAGACGATGCTTCAGAGAGCAGCGACTCGTCCGACAGCGAGGACGAGGCACCCGCATCCACCGCACAGGTGTGTCGGTTTGAGacactctcttccccacccttcccctgtccctgtgcACCAGGAACTTTGTAACTGAATCACGGTGCAATGCCCGGTCATAGTTCCAACTTTATATCCTCCCCAAACTTCAAGCCCACGGTGGCGATTTGGAGCCCATGGATCctgtatttttgtttaaaagatgGGAATCCATTATTGCTTTCACATTAACGTAAAATGCAGAAATTTCTCCTTCCCAAAAGTGGGAATTGCAGCTCTCCGCATGCCACGGGTTACATATGCCCTGTGAACAGAGGCTGAGAATCAAACCTGCAATATCAGACCAGGCTTCTGTTGCTTTGTTTAGCATGAGAGGTCTGGTCCTTTTTAGCTCCCTGCTTTCCATGCCTTGGAGTTGGAAACTCTCTTGGCATCTGCATCGTTTGTGTGGCTGTGACCAGTAATACCAGAAAGCCAGTGAGGAATTCCCGCTACTCCCTCGCCCTGGCAAACCGGGTGCTCTTCAGGCCGGTCACTTGTCCTCTTGGCATTTGCCACTTATCCAACCTTGGGACTCTAAATCttgcatttgcattttaattCCTTCTGCCTTAACCTGGGCGGATGAGTGGTCGTCCTGGGATGGCTGTTGTTGACACCGCTTGCTTTCTCTTGGCTCTAGACCAAATCGCCTGCAAAATCTCTGCAGGCCAGCCTGACGCCGGCGAAAAGTGCGCCAGCGGCTCTGCTGTCCAGCAAGGCCACTCCAGCCCTGGCAAAGCAAACACCTAAACCAGCTGTACTAAACCAGGCCAAACCAGTGCCTGGGAAGAACAACACCCCTACAAAGGCTGCTGTGAGCACGAAGCCCCAAGATAGTTCAGAGAGCAGCGATGATTCAGACAGCGAGGATGAGGCTCCCCCTGTGCCGATAAGCCAGAAGGTGGGTTGGTTGCTTGCTGGGAGATTGTTACTTTTGCTAGGACTTGGTGTGTAGCTCCTGGTTTGGATGgcagggggtttgtggggggtttttgttGAGTAGACTGATATTCTTAGGATGCTAAGACCATATGGTGCTTGAAATTTCAGCCCTTGAGTGAGAGATCCCTCCTCCACCTTCTTGGTTAGAAGAGCTGCCGTGAATCTTTCTGACTTGactctttctttcctctcctttcgAAGTGCTGCATGAGCTAAGCAGCCTCCAAGTGACTAGTTTGTGGTTACAACATTTTTGGCGCCTCTTTAGGACTCTGTTTTTCACAGAACCGGCTGCTGCCAGAGAGAGCCAACTCCAAAGTCATTGCAAAACTTCATTGTAAAGTAGAAGCCAATTCTTGGAGGGTCCCAAGCACTTCCAGGGTGTGTCGCTCAGATGGTTGAGTACATAGGAACGCgaggctggaggagacctcccaGTCGTTGTATCCAGTCCCCTGTGACTGCCGCCAGCCATCGAAGCAAATCTTATCCAAAagaagcccctgcccacatcgcCACCACGTAACACCCGGTGAGCAAACTCAACAGTATGTCACGGGAAAAACCAAGCCCCCTGGCCGGTGTAGCAGCAGGGCGCTTAGATGCTGGGGTGGAAAGAACAACACCCGTCCAAAGATGCTGGTAAAATAGGATCAGGTGGTCCCAGGAAGTGGATACCACCCCTTGCTACCGAGAGAGGCAAAATATACTCAGCAGTCTTTGCCAGGATGAGATTCCTTCCTGACCGGAAACCGAGGCATCGCTTTAATCTTGAGCTTGTGCAAAGTCTCCTGTTGTTTAAAAGCGTGAGGACTGAAATCAGCCTGAACTCGGGGCGAGGAGAACCCTAGAGCAAAGCAGGTTGCTTCTAACCGAACGTTGATGCCGCCCAGGGGGACGTACAAGGTTGGGACCCTGTCTCTCTGAGAGCTCAGTCCCAGTCAATCCAGTCCTCTTTGTAGACCAGTGAAATATTTAATAAGAATTGCATGTGGCTTTTCATAGCCCTAATCCGACTTTGGGGGCATCTGCGTGACTGGTACTATCTCGGTCTACCTTCCGCAGCACCGGTGCACTATGATACAGGTCTTGATCCTCAGTAAGGGTGGTGTGTGGATGGAGTTTTATGCTACACGCCGAACTGGTGCAAACCCAGCAAAGAGAGTGTTGTTACGCAAAAAATGCATTTTCCCAACGCTAGCATTAGTTGAAGAAGATGATGCTGTGACTGGAGCCGCCGGCTTGCTTGCTGAAGGCAATTAAAGGATTCAGCATCTCCATGCGCCACCGTTCTTGCAAATTTTCAATCCCACATACCCGCTGCTGGTGCCGAAGAAGAGTTTGTGATCAAATTGGAGGTCTGTCAAAACTCAAACAGGCTGACTGTCATTAAGGCAGGGCCCTGGATGCAGGGACGTTTGAAGTCATGGCATCCTCATCTGTGTCCACACTCCCACCCTCCCGCTGGAACTTGTCTTACCAGATGGGGAAGATGAGGTATTTGGGCATGTGCCCAACGACTGACTTACTGTATCCTGCCGTTTCCTGTTGCTTCTAAGCAAGATTCAAACAGATACaaggagctggaagctgcttcATCTTTCACTGTGGGGGTGGATTAGCACAATTAAAATGAACATCATGCCTAAATTGAACTACTTAATTGGTATGTTTACCCCTGAAGACTCAGGAATATTTAGTCAAAGGATTGACAGGGTGTTTGCGTATCTCCTCGGGGTTGGAAAAATGAATGAGACTGACCTTGAAGAAGCTGTCGCAGAGTTTCACTGGCTTCTCTAGCGAGATGCCCAATCCCACCCGTTCAGGAAGGCCAAAAGCCTCAGCAGCCCCCGCGGACGGCTGCGTGTCTCCCGTTCATAGGCGTCCACCATGAGATGCTTGTGCCTGATCgtggctttttctttctttctttttgctgtGGTTAAAAATCTCCCCTGAACACCTGAATCTACAAGCATGCGACACTCCCAGGCCTGAGTGAAGCTAGGGCTGTCAGCTTTTGACTGGGCTGCGGTGCCCCTAGGACGGGCCATGAATGGGCATCGGAGCCATGCAGAGGGGCTGCCGTCTTCTCCAGGGCACTCTGCATCCCTCTCTTCAGGGACGGTTTTGCGACGTACCCGCGTGTCTCGATGCACCGGCTGCAGCAGAACTGGCATGGGTGCATCGCTCCGGTTTGGAGAGCACGCTTGCTGGTTTGAATCCCTTTTGGGGCAGCGAAGCTGGGGAGGGTCTTATCCCTCCAGAGCGTCTTCCCTGCTCGGCTGCCCTGTTCTCGCCTAGCACTCTGCCTTTGTTTCCAGatcctcctgctgcagctttgtGCATCCTTACGTAATGTGCCTCCGTGCTCTTTCCTCACATTTTAACCACGAGACCCTGCTCTCGGAAAGAGAGCGGGAGCCTGCCTCGTTGCTAGGAAGCTGGAGAGCTGAGCGAGTTAGTCTGAATCTCTTTAAAAATCCCCCACAGCTGGTAGCTGCCTTGCGGGAGCGGAGAGCCTAGCGCACCCCCAAGTAGGCAATTCATCTCCCTCTCGGCACCCGCTTCGAATAATCCCCCTTGATTCACCGTGTCGAAGCTGGCTTCTCTCTTGGAGATAGTGACTCACTTGAATCAAAACACTGCAGCGAACCcacttcttcctctctcctcttgTAGAGGTCTCTGTGCCGAGCCCGAGCATGCCTGGTTTGTTTGGAGAGCTGCACAATGAGGGGATAAACATGCAGATGCTGTCGTCTGCTCAGCGCTTGGCTAGGACACGGCAAACACTGCCCCACTGGTAGCG encodes the following:
- the TCOF1 gene encoding treacle protein isoform X2 encodes the protein MRGRGRGRGQDRDAGGGMAAAGPHQRELLAFIHHHLRQAGFARAARELQRQLGQKEFPSLPTSLEEIFTHWKKAPPNTKKRKAADGAGAVLEKKIRVPDPVSSSESSEEEEGTAAKAATAATPVIPNSAVKTESSEDESSSSDDSAVAGRGVEVKPALAGGKATNSVQHATPNKASTPAGRPGAAATSRSKANKLKPDAPAVALTPAKAGQKKAAPGKPGPVAATQARGAQSKAAATAKATESSETSDSSESEDEKPGAQLPAPKIELKPTAAEAKSSEDSSDETSSEEEHKPPAALVKPAVKAAQTNATLTKSTPVTPASTTKSPGKGSALSQRKPAAVATSQAKSASVKLTSPAQAAGSAKPEDTSESSNSSDSEHEEPTSIVQAKPAVKAAQTNATLTKSTPVTPASTTKSPRKGSALSLRKSAAVTAKSAPVQLTSPAPVQLMSPAQAAGSAKSDDASESSDSSDSEGEEPASAAQVKPSVKAAQTNATLTKSTPVTPASTTKSPRKGSALSLRKSAAVAAKSAPVQLTSPAPVQLTSPAQAAGSAKSDDASESSDLSDSEDEEPASAAQVKPSVKAAQTNATLMKSTPVTPASTTKSPRKGSALSLRKSAAVAAKSAPVQLTGPAPVQLTSPAQAAGSAKSDDASESSDSSDSEDEAPASTAQTKSPAKSLQASLTPAKSAPAALLSSKATPALAKQTPKPAVLNQAKPVPGKNNTPTKAAVSTKPQDSSESSDDSDSEDEAPPVPISQKRLPAPLASPSKLGQTAKAGTPVRATGSTLTGKGSESESSGSSDSEAEETPAALKQPLKGIMKTGAAALPTSSKKAQPPATPLPKAQGAAESSDDSSEESDLEEDTLTLAQKLVQAKPKPAAAAPAAKTANTVAVKASTSRKGANAAAPSPVKAAVTLYQAAETSSSGSSESEEEAKATSQPLLPSCLKPGTPFGKAATPAKKGPQGNAAPPKSTSARGKGPVATPGKAVLPAADKAKPSPVAPPGANKGKDSSDSSDSSESEEEETAQPLPKPGAPQKPGRINEAESSSSESSEDEEQPSQSLLAGYPGLMKATVTSEVQKAGKAAAVAAPAPADALGKAAQADISASDSSSDSDTDVEKTPAPQKVGGKPLSSSGQEPITPKVASGKAAAAGKGGHGGAILKPALAKKALAAPQNDSALKGTPTTMSPYALLSVSPSDGESSKSESEDEATTAAKVPAGPASGEPEGKKTASKQKAKGAPGKAPKTPQSGDKENKKQKKPSLKRKLEAKDGGLGATGAPKEKKRKKQSGLEPPKKKSKRADGAKKSLGSKEKKKSSKKKKAAKDKKKKSKKSSGLELGADGSSVHKKKKKKKKKTSELAGSL
- the TCOF1 gene encoding treacle protein isoform X1, with the translated sequence MRGRGRGRGQDRDAGGGMAAAGPHQRELLAFIHHHLRQAGFARAARELQRQLGQKEFPSLPTSLEEIFTHWKKAPPNTKKRKAADGAGAVLEKKIRVPDPVSSSESSEEEEGTAAKAATAATPVIPNSAVKTESSEDESSSSDDSAVAGRGVEVKPALAGGKATNSVQHATPNKASTPAGRPGAAATSRSKANKLKPDAPAVALTPAKAGQKKAAPGKPGPVAATQARGAQSKAAATAKATESSETSDSSESEDEKPGAQLPAPKIELKPTAAEAKSSEDSSDETSSEEEHKPPAALVKPAVKAAQTNATLTKSTPVTPASTTKSPGKGSALSQRKPAAVATSQAKSASVKLTSPAQAAGSAKPEDTSESSNSSDSEHEEPTSIVQAKPAVKAAQTNATLTKSTPVTPASTTKSPRKGSALSLRKSAAVTAKSAPVQLTSPAPVQLMSPAQAAGSAKSDDASESSDSSDSEGEEPASAAQVKPSVKAAQTNATLTKSTPVTPASTTKSPRKGSALSLRKSAAVAAKSAPVQLTSPAPVQLTSPAQAAGSAKSDDASESSDLSDSEDEEPASAAQVKPSVKAAQTNATLMKSTPVTPASTTKSPRKGSALSLRKSAAVAAKSAPVQLTGPAPVQLTSPAQAAGSAKSDDASESSDSSDSEDEAPASTAQTKSPAKSLQASLTPAKSAPAALLSSKATPALAKQTPKPAVLNQAKPVPGKNNTPTKAAVSTKPQDSSESSDDSDSEDEAPPVPISQKRLPAPLASPSKLGQTAKAGTPVRATGSTLTGKGSESESSGSSDSEAEETPAALKQPLKGIMKTGAAALPTSSKKAQPPATPLPKAQGAAESSDDSSEESDLEEDTLTLAQKLVQAKPKPAAAAPAAKTANTVAVKASTSRKGANAAAPSPVKAAVTLYQAAETSSSGSSESEEEAKATSQPLLPSCLKPGTPFGKAATPAKKGPQGNAAPPKSTSARGKGPVATPGKAVLPAADKAKPSPVAPPGANKGKDSSDSSDSSESEEEETAQPLPKPAGAPQKPGRINEAESSSSESSEDEEQPSQSLLAGYPGLMKATVTSEVQKAGKAAAVAAPAPADALGKAAQADISASDSSSDSDTDVEKTPAPQKVGGKPLSSSGQEPITPKVASGKAAAAGKGGHGGAILKPALAKKALAAPQNDSALKGTPTTMSPYALLSVSPSDGESSKSESEDEATTAAKVPAGPASGEPEGKKTASKQKAKGAPGKAPKTPQSGDKENKKQKKPSLKRKLEAKDGGLGATGAPKEKKRKKQSGLEPPKKKSKRADGAKKSLGSKEKKKSSKKKKAAKDKKKKSKKSSGLELGADGSSVHKKKKKKKKKTSELAGSL